The Halorhodospira halophila SL1 genomic sequence CAACGATGTGGCCATCGTCGTCCTTGACCGCCTTCTGATCGCCCTGCAGGGCGAACAGGATGTGCGGCATCGAGGTCCCTTCCTGGACATAGTTGTTGTAGCCCACCTCGGCGTCTTCATCCACGTAGAAGGTGTTGAGGTAGGTGTAGATCCAGTCATCACCGTGGATGCGGGAGGTCAGCGAGAGGTCCGGCGGAGTCAGCCCGAACCAATTCTCGCCATCCTCGGGATCCATGGGCGAGATGATCGGCTCGTGCAACTCGAAGTTGCCGCGCATGATCTTCTCTTCGACCCAGTCCTCGTCCTCGCCGACGTCATCGGCCAGCCGCTGGTAGCGCAGGTACTCCACCGAGTGGCACCCGACGCAGTAGTCGGCAAACAGCTCGGCACCCTTGCGGATGGACTCCCGGTCGTGGTGGCTGATGTTCGGTTCCATCATCCCCACCTCGGCCTTCACCGCGCCGGTGAAGGCCAGGGCGAGGAATGCACTCAGTGCGATTCCGGTCTTCTTTTTCATGCTCATGTCAGACGGTCACCCTTTCCGGAACAGGCTTCGTCTTCTCGAACCCGAAGTAGGTGTAGGCCCAGAGGAAGACGAAGAACCCGAAGTAGATCACGGTCGAGATCTGGCTCAACAGGATCGGCAGACCCGTGGGCTCCTCCATGCCGGCCCAGGTCAGCACCAGGAAGGACACCGTGAAGGCAGCCAGCGCGACCTTGAAGCCGAGACCGCGGTAGCGGATGGACTTCACCGGACTGCGGTCGATCCAGGGCAGGAACAGCAGGATGCCCGGCGCCGCCAGCATGACAATCACGCCCAGGGCCTCGCTCGGGATCGACTGCAGCATGGCGTACCACGCCGTGAAGTACCAGATCGGGTGGATCACCTCGGGCGTCTGCAGCGGATTCGCCTCCTGGAAGTTCGGCGCCTCGATGAAGTAGCCGCCGAAGGTCGGGGCGAAGAACATCACCGCGCAGAACAGGATCAGGAAGATGCCCCAGCCGAACATGTCCTTGGCCACGACGTAGGGGTGGAAGCCAACGCCGTCGATGGGCTTGCCGTTCTCATCCTTGTTCTGCTTGATCTCGACGCCGTCAGGACTGCTGGAGCCGACGTGGTGCAGTGCAACGATATGCACGAACACCAGCGCGATCAGGACCAGCGGCAGCGCCACCACGTGGAGGGCGAAGAGCCGGCCGAGCGTCGCCTCGTTGACGACGAAGCCGCCCTGAAGCCAGACCACCAGCTCGTCACCGACCACCGGGATCACACCAGCCAGCGCGATGATCACCTGCGCCGCCCAGTAGGACATCTGCCCCCAGGGCAGGACGTAGCCCATGAACGCCTCGGTCATCATGACCAGGTAGATCAGCACACCGGTGATCCAGAGCAGCTCACGCGGCTTCTTATAAGAGCCGTAGAGCAGCCCTCGGTACATGTGCAGATACACAACCAGGAAGAACGCCGACGCGCCCGTCGTGTGCATGTAGCGCATCAACCAGCCCCAGTCCACGTCGCGCATGATGAACTCCACGGAGGAGAACGCGCGCTCGACGGAGGGCTGGTAGTAGAACATCAGCCAGATGCCGGACACGATCTGGATCACAAGGACCAGGATCGAGAGCGATCCGAACAGGTACCACCAGTTGACGTTCTTGGGGACGTAGTACTCGGTCATGTGGTACCGCCAAGTACTC encodes the following:
- a CDS encoding cytochrome c1, whose translation is MSMKKKTGIALSAFLALAFTGAVKAEVGMMEPNISHHDRESIRKGAELFADYCVGCHSVEYLRYQRLADDVGEDEDWVEEKIMRGNFELHEPIISPMDPEDGENWFGLTPPDLSLTSRIHGDDWIYTYLNTFYVDEDAEVGYNNYVQEGTSMPHILFALQGDQKAVKDDDGHIVDFEIIEGAEGKLSEEEYREVTAQLTAFLSYAGEPIRADRERMGVWVILFLIVMTGVFYLLYKEFWRGIKK
- a CDS encoding cytochrome b, whose translation is MNRLNLSGLQQWIDDRYPMTSTWRYHMTEYYVPKNVNWWYLFGSLSILVLVIQIVSGIWLMFYYQPSVERAFSSVEFIMRDVDWGWLMRYMHTTGASAFFLVVYLHMYRGLLYGSYKKPRELLWITGVLIYLVMMTEAFMGYVLPWGQMSYWAAQVIIALAGVIPVVGDELVVWLQGGFVVNEATLGRLFALHVVALPLVLIALVFVHIVALHHVGSSSPDGVEIKQNKDENGKPIDGVGFHPYVVAKDMFGWGIFLILFCAVMFFAPTFGGYFIEAPNFQEANPLQTPEVIHPIWYFTAWYAMLQSIPSEALGVIVMLAAPGILLFLPWIDRSPVKSIRYRGLGFKVALAAFTVSFLVLTWAGMEEPTGLPILLSQISTVIYFGFFVFLWAYTYFGFEKTKPVPERVTV